The Sciurus carolinensis chromosome 5, mSciCar1.2, whole genome shotgun sequence genome segment TCTCAATAATAATTATCAAGCTGTCATGTTATGCCCTGAAAGATTAACTCTAACTTTTGTTTGGCCTAATTTGGAACTTTCCCAGGGAGAAGGTGTCAGCTGGGGAAGGGAGGGTCATTTCAAAGCCAATGTTTTAGCTACTGATACCTAGGGAAACGGGTAATAGTTGGGCAAACAGGAGACGAATTAGAAACTTTAGAGAGGAAAGGCTAGAGAGTGAGGTGCTTTAGGAAATAAAGTGTTTGAAGAGCTCACACATGCTCCTGCGAATCTAGGATCACACACAGGCCCAGTCCTGGGTGTTGAGAAAGACTTGAGAAAGTCCCAAGCTCACATCTGTGGCTCTTCTCTGCACCAGCAGGAAGTGAAGGCTAAGGCAGAGTTATAAACTGCCTGAATGACAGGTGTGGCTCACATGGAACATCCAAAAGACTGGGGGATTTCTGTTTGTTCCAGATGTTTAGGGAAACCTATTGACTCACTGACTGACCAAGCTAGCCAAACAGACTGTGACCACACTTGACAAAGAGTACAACTTTAAAGCATTGGATCAAGAAAGTCACTAAGTATCAGTACCCAAGACTGGGgagaaataaaagtcattaaataaacaaactacAATGAACAGCAATAACAAACCTGTGCAAAGGgagaatttcattttctaagttACCATACTACACtgttcaaaacaaaaaagtatggCTCACACACAAGACAGAAGGACTTGTTATAGAAACAAGAAAACCCAGACATACTTACCAAAGATGTTAAATcattgggaaaaaacaaaacaaaacccaaaaactcAAAGAAACCATCaacaaagaactaaaggaatCCAGTAGAaccaaatagaaaataccaataaagggaaattataaaaagaatgaaattgaaattctGTAATTAAAAAGCATAACAATAAGTGAGCAATTCACTAGAAGGGTTCAAGAGAAGATTTGAGAAGTCAGAAGAGTCAGCAAATTTCAAGATAGGTCAATTAGGGGTACCAGTCTgaggagcagaaaggaaaaaaaaaatgaagaattaaaagacCTTAAGGAAATCGCTAGACCCCAGCAGATATACCAACATACACATAGGAAAAtcacaggagaggagagagaaagtagcaaaaatacttgaaaaaaagaGTGGCTGAAAACTTACACATTTGGTGAAAGGCATCCAAGGAGTTCAATGAGTTTTAAGCAGAATAAAAGACTTCCACACTGAGATACACTGTGACCAAActgaccaaagagagaagaatCTGAAAAGCAGCAAGAGAAGCAATTTGTCATGTCCAAGTTATCTTCAATAAGACTAAGAGACAATTCAAAGAAGATAACATTGgagataaaaacagaattttttgcTAGTAGACATCACACATGTATTGCTAAGTCTTTCAAGCCAAAATAAAGGCTACTAGACAGTAACTAAAAgccacatgaagaaataaaaccaataaaggTGATTGCAAAGATcagtattaatgtattttttggtgtgtaacaactctttttttctttttttcctcatatgattgattgattgattttggtgccagagattgaacccagaggtacttaaccattgagcttaCCAAATcattttcccccttcctttccaTTCTAGAGGAagtggataaattcctagaaacacaaaTTATCAAACTAATTCCAGAACATCCAGAAAATGTAGATAGACTTATAACAAAGAGATTAAATCAGTGAtcaaagaatttacagaaaaaaacaaaaaaagcccaggCCCAGATGACTTCATTGGTGAATTCcatcaaatgtttaaagaaaaattaactccttttcaaactgaaaaaaaggGATACACTTCTTAATTCATCTATGAGACTAGTATGACTCCAATACCAAAGccaaagacatcacaagaaaatCATAGACCAATATCTCTTACAGGTACAAAAATCCTCAGCCAAATCCAGCAACATATTAAAATGACTGTGCATCTTGCcaaagtgggatttattccaggaaCGCAAGGGTCATGCAGTATACGAAACTCAAAATTAATGtgttattaataaaacaaaatgagagaatCCTACTTGATCCTTTCATTGattgtagaaaaagcatttgaaaaaaccCAACACACATTcgtgattaaaaagaaagcactCAAGAAACGAAGCATAGAAGGGAAACGTCTCAATCTGATAGAAGGCATCTATGCAAAGTTCATAGccaacattgctggtgggaatgtgaaacAGCACAGCTGTTGTGTAAAACTGGCAGTTCTTCAAAAAGTTGAACAGTTACTATTTGGTTCAGCAGTTTTATTCCTGGGCACATACTCAAGGAAATGAGAACATCTATCTACACAAAAAACTTGTGAATAATTAAATGAGTAAATTACAGCATTATGCATATTCACCTGTAAGTGCAAACAGCCCAAATGGCCATTAATTCATGCTtggatgaataaaatgtggtacatccatTCAATGGAACATCAGTCAACCATGAAAAGGAAGGTACTGATACATGAACAACAAGGACAGACCTTAAAACATGttcagtgaaagaagccagataccAGGGGCCATATATCATATAattcctttatataaaatatccagagAGGCAAGTCCGTAGAGAGAAAGGTTAGTGGTTTTCAGGGGCCTGGTGGGAGAGAAAATGGGAAGTGACTGCCTAATAGTTGCAGGGTGTGATGGAAACGTTCTGAATTAGATGGTGATGATTGTACCTCAGGGTGGATACACTGGAAGCCACTGAATTTGTAGTTTAAACtggttaaaatggtgaattttatgtaaattttactttaatggGAAAAAGAGTTTTAAAGGGGCTGGAGGTaagtctcagtggcagagccagaactTGGTGGTggtgggtttcatccccagcaccagggtaGTGGGAGTGGGGGTCTTCATGGACATGAAAATGTCCCCAGGAATCTCATTAAGATGCCAATTCTGATTGAGATGATCTGCATGGGGTCCAAGACcctgtatttctttctctctctgtttgtgtgtactggggatggaTACCCAGGGCTTGgccacatactaggcaagcattgtaccacccccagcccttttaaagttttttttaagacagagtctcattaagttgcacaagatggctttgaacttgtgatcttcttgccagTTTCCTGAGCATCTGGGAGTGCCGGTGTGTGCCACTGAACTCTACTAAAATCTGAGTTTTTGAGAAGCTCCAGGGTGGTGCTGTTGCTGTTTTTCTAGGGCCTAAGTTTGAGTAGCAAGGCTGCTTACAGGGCCTTTCTGCTGTGTCCCTGTGATGACTCTAGGTATCAAGAGTCTCACCTCGGTACCACCCCTATCCAGTCTGTCCCTATAAATAAGGAGGGCTGAAGCACAAACGGCAGGGTGCTCCCAGATCTGAGCCTCTGGGcatggaagaagagggagaagggactGTGGCTATAGGGGTCACCTTCAGCATACACACAGGCGATCAAAGGAGTAGCTTTTATTTCACACAAAGGTAGGAAAAGGAGGGCGGGAAGACATGGCTGCGTTCGGAGTTGCCCTCCACGAGGTACCACCTCCAGCCGCTCGGCTCCTCAGCCTCTGCTGCTCAGAAGCGATCTGAAAGAAAGGGGTGACCCCAGAGTGAGAAGCAGTGGGCACAGGGGGCCCTTCATCTACATGGTGTCAGCCCCTCCCCAGTCCCCTAGAACACACAGGGCTCAAGAAGGAAGCAGGCGGCAATCCCACCATGGCCCCATCGGTGAGGTGCGGGCCTTTCCTGAGGGGGATTTGGGGTGGATCAGGAGTGGGtgctggaaggaggaggaggaggaggacggaGGGGCTCCGAGGCGTGCCCAAGGCCACAGTCGGAGGGAGCAGCTTTCCCGGTGCGGGCTGTGAGTACTCCTGGAATCAGTGCCGGGCTGCCGCAGTGCGGGGCGGCGGAGGGGCTCCCTGCTGGGCCAGGCTGCACTTAAGCAGCGGAGCAGCCATCTCGCGCGCTTGCCCGGGCCCAGAGCACCGAGGCCAGGGACTGCGCTCTCTGCCGCCGGATCCGCTCACCGTCTCCGAGGAGGTCTGGGGCGGGGCTGAAGGACCCGGGCGGCAGGTTCCAGGCCAGCTCCTCCAGCAGGTCCAGGAGGCCTTTCACCTCTGCCTCCAGGTGCTCCACCGCCTTCTCCGCCGTCTAGAGCGGGAGAAGGGGGACGAAGTTAGGGAAAAGAGTGGGGCCCACTTCTGCTCAGTCGGCCTCGCTCCAAGGACCACTGGGTTCTGTGAGGTGCAGCGGAGGAAGAACTGTTTGCTGGGGGTCTGGTCCTCATTCGGGCTCTGCCCCCATCTCCCTCTGTTTCTCCAGGTGACAATGTCCCAGGCAGCTTGCCCTCTAAGGCCCCTCCCGGTCTGGCACTCATCAGTCTCGGCCCAGGCTTGGCAGGGGGGCTCCTGACCCCTTTCGCGTTGGGACTTGGCAGCTACAGTTCATATTCCTTTTGTTTTCGCGCCCCCTGGTGGCACAGATGCCAAATAACAGGTTTgggattttgaaattttctttattttggattCTTCACTTTTTTGGGTCATGGGCCCAGTTGGCAGTCTGATGAAACCTACAGAACTTTTCAGAATAATGATTTAAATGCAAAAAGTAAATGCTGGAATAGTAACAATAAAAtcaactttattaaaatattcaaacgttaaataaaaattttgatataaaatatatgtatttaactCACTAAATAAAATGATCTAATATCAAGTATAACAAGTAATGCCATTATAACATAATAAGGAGTGTAAATGGCTTGCTGAGATATtccttattttgttgttgttgtactgggggttgaaccccgggggtgctttacaactgcgCTGAACtacacatccccagatctttttactatttattttgagacagagtcttgctaagttactcaggttgatctcaaacttggtaatcctcctgcctcagcctcactaggattacagatgtgtgccactgcacctggcacctGTTGGGATATTCCCAGTGACTATAATGGCATGAAATTATTTGCGTTTTCTGTTGAGGACAAAGTTACCATACTGTTCTACTGTGAATAGGAACACAAAATTTCAACTAAAGGTCTGCAACAATACGGTTGTAAATTCTCCCCCACATAAGTTTATGAACCTCAAGTCATGAATCATGGCTCTATTACAAAACACAGGGACCAGATTTCTACCTTCTTTAATTCTGCATGGAGCTGGTCACCTGAACAGCCCAGTTAGGGCAGCGAGATGGTTAATGCAGTGATTGAGGGACAGACTGAACTGGATTTCCTGACATTCCAAGGTAAGCTGTGTCTGCCTCCACTATCCTGGGAGGGAGATGGTCCTTATGCTTCATGTCCCAGCCCCAGCACCCTGATTACCTCTTCCATCAGATCTAAATGGCCTTGGACAGCGATGTCACAGCCTGTGCTCCAAGCGGGGTCTCCTTGGGAGGGGCTGAGGGGTTCAGCGGCTGTGGAAAAACAAGTCTTGTCACTGGTCTCCCTGTAACACAGAGATCCTGTAAAACACTGGACTTAAGTGAGGTGGGTCCTGAAAGTCCCCCAAGAGTAAGCAGAGAAATGCTCAGGTGCCACCCGATGTGCATGTTGCCACCACCCTATCGTCACTTGTCTCTGCAGCTGCAGTCACCTACAGACCCAAGTGGGCTTCATCAAGGAGGCAATGCCCGGACTGGCAAAAGTCAGGAAAGGAAAGGTTTCAGCCAGGGAGAGGCATGAATAAGGACAAACCCTCCTGGGAATTTGGAGTGACCCGAGAACAGGGAGAGGGATCTGGAAAACAAAGCCAAAGGGTAGATCTTTATCCCAAGGcctcaaaaaataattacaatgttTGGGGCGTTATTTTAACAGATGAGTATTTGAAATACGGGGAATCACTTGGAAGGGGAGGTCTTTGGAGGCAGGAGCTTGCTGTGGCAATCAGGGTAAGGAGTGATGCACAGGGAGTAGCAGAAGGAATAGAGGGAAGGAAAATGAACGGGGaaggctggatgtggtggtgcatgcctctaatcccagccacttgggaggctgaggcaggagggttgtgggtttgaggccagcctcagcaatttagtaagaccctcagaaatttagtgaaatcctgtctcaaaatgaaaaatgaaaatttggggatgtggctcagtgatgaagcacccctgagatcaatccccagtaccaaaaaaaaaaaaaaaaaaaaaaaaaagaaaggaaggaagaatgagaaTGAGTGGAGCTGTTTTAATAGTAGCGTTGACACTGGGTACCTGTCAGTCATAGGTGGCGTTTGATGAGTGTTACCAAGCACCATGCTGTGGGCCAAGCAACCATCCCTCCAACAGCCCGCTATTATCCCGTTTACAAATAGGCAAATTGATGCAAAGAGGGCTGAAGTGTCATGTCCAAGGTCACCCTGCTAGTAAGAGAAGACCTGAGATTTAACCTACTCAACTTTGACTCatcacccctccccccaccatgTTCTCTTGGCACCACCAGCCCTCACACCGAAAGTTTTGGAGCCCCGGTTCTGTGCTCAGCTTTTGGAGTTGGTGGCTCTGAGCTGCCTGTGGGGAGTCAGAGTCGTCTAGCACCTGGAGGAATGCTGTCCCCTCAGGATGCTGTCCCGGAGGTCAGAGGAGTGAAGAGCTTTACAGATTCTACAGAAGGTGACGGGGACCGCGTGGCTCAAGGCAGGACAGCAACAGAAATCCCGCCCAGCGCCACCCAGCACTCGTGCCCAGGCAGCATGTGGATGGGATGAAAGGACAGGCAAGGTCAGGGCGGCAACTCAGATCCTGGAAAGCTTCCCGTGATGCTGGGGCGTGAAGGGAGGGAGGTCAGATCGCCAAGCCTAGGAAAGTGTTTCCTGTTGTCGTTTCTGTTTCCTTAAGCACTGGAGAAACATGGCCACGCTTGTAGccagagggacaggaaggaaaCAGAACTAAAGGAATGTATTTCCTGCAAATGGGAGGCCGTGGGATCCAGAGGGGAGACCCTCAAAGGAGGACAAAAGGGTCAAGGTGAACTGTTCAAAGGGCCAAAAAGTGTGTGCGGGGGTTGGGGGGGTCCTCACCTGAAGCCCTCTGACACTCTGCAAAGTGAGATGGGGCTCGACTGCTGGATCTCAGGTGGGAGGAGGGCTAATTGACTTGTTGACTTTTTAGGAATTCTGTGATCGGGCTGTGAAGCAGCCATTAAAATGGTAGCCATGGGGAGAACAGTTACACCCTGGAAGCCAGCAACTGCTTTTTTAAACTCTGAGAACCAGTTCCTTAGTGCAGCACTGATTGGGGGACTTGAATCAAGAGCAGGTTCAAGGGGACGTAGAGGGCGAGGCTGTGCAGGAGGACCCTGCGGGAGTCGGCACCAAAGGGGAGCTCCGGAAGCACCCATTGCTATAGTTTGGGTTCTGAgagtccccaaaggcccatgtgcgaaaggcttggtccccaggatgCTGCTATTGGGAGGCTCTGTGGCCCTTCAGGCATGGGGGGCAGGGCTCAGGGGAGCACCCAGGTCATTGTGGGTATGCCCTCAAGGGATTTGTGGGATTCcactctcctctttttcttttctttctgactgATGAGGTGAGTGGTCTGCTTTTTCACAGGCCCCACCATGATGCCTTGCCTCCccttagacccagagcaatgggaCCAGGTAGGCATGGTCTGGAACCTCCAAAAGGCTGAGACAAAATAAAGCTTTTCTCTTTGTGAGTCAGTCACCTGAGGTGTTCATTATGGTGATGGcaaactgactaatacagtacCTCTTGCAGAGAACAATTtgctttttcaattcttttttgttgtttccatCTACTGAACTTAGAAAACCCTCCTCAAAAGACAATGGTGGTATTGTTGAatttggggagggaggaggctggtaTATAAAAATGAGTCTTTTAGAAACCCATACTGAAATATGTACAGCTGAAATGCTATGATATGTTGGATTTACTTCAAAATACTCTAGGCCTGGTGTGGGGATGGTGGAGAGGCGTGAATAGGCACTTAGCAAACGAGATCAGCCAAGGATTGGCCATTGGGAGGTGCCCCCCCATTCCATCTACATTTGAGTATAtggtttgaaattttcataataaaggcAGTTGTCTGAGGGAGTTATTAGTGAAGAGCAGAAGCTGTCCTGCACTGGATGCAGAGGGAGGATAGTTTGGGAGACCCCACCTGAAGGGCTGGGCTCCGTTCTGGGCCGCCATCATGAGAAAGCCTTTGAGAGGCAGGGGAAGCTCGGGAGGTGACCCTGGTCTCATTTGTCTTAGCTGAAACTAGGATGCTCAGCCTGGAAAGACTTTGCAGAGCAAGATGCTCTTGCCCACAGGGTGGGCTGTCCCAGGAAGAGGGGGTCTGTCCTGGTGTGAGCCTGTGAGCAGGCACACCCGAGGGCCTTTGTGAAGTCATTTCCCTGGGTGTCGCCTCCTCCTCAGACCctaccttcctcttctcctcccacccTTTAAGAAGCATGCTGAAAGGAAGCAATGCCACCCTGGTGGCAGAGGGGGCTCCGCCTGCTGTGGATGCTCAGACGACGTGgatctgcccccacccccattggcCTCAAGCTCCCTGTTCCCAGCGTGCCTACGATGAGGTCTAACTTGGCTCCAGCATCTCCCCAGGGAAGAGGCTGGATTGAGGTCATTCTCCACACGGCTCAGCACTAATCTCTCACATCTGGACAGAGCTGTGCtctgtgcaccactgcaccactGTCCATGAGCTCATCCGGACCTCTGAGGGACTCCTGTGAGAGACAAAACTTGGAGCAGGCCCTGACAACCTCCCAGCACAGCCCGCCCCACACTGGGGGCTCTCCACCCCACGCTGGGGGCTGCTTGTTGCTTTGGTTTGAATGCATTTGGGCCAAGAACACCCTGCAGGCCCATCCACAGCCTGGCTCAGCCACTAGCTATCCTGGACTATAAGAAACTTCCGTAGCTCTCCTGAGCCTCTGAAGCTTCCTGTGTAAAATGGGGTGGGGCTAACCTGAGGCCTCCAGATGTAGCTCATCCAAGATGCTTCTCTGCCTTCCAGGGCCGGCTAAGAGGCCTCAAAAATTATCTCCAAAGATAGAAgtgaaaagtaaaggaaaattttcCTTCTTGGAGTAGGAACTCCAACAAGGCAAAAATTGTGctccttccatttctctctctctctctctccatcccctgCCCCCACTACACACATATCCAGCTGCCAGTAAGCTCAGCTGAGGAGTGGGGAAAGGCAGAAGGATTACCATGGTGTTGCTTGAAGAGCCAAAGCTCTGGCTCCCCagtgtcccttccttccttccttctgctctctCTACCCTGCCAGTTGGGAAATGGACCTCCTGGATGCTGGGCTGTTTTCTCTGGCTCAGCTCCTGCTCAGGGCCTGATGTGCACCCTGGACAGTGGCCATGGGTGGAGAAGCGTCCTGCACTGGAGAGAGCAGGCTGCCAGAGGGAGCCCAGAAATCCAGGGGTGGTGCTGGGTTGGCCCAGTTAAAGAGACCTGGCCACTAGGTCCTGTCTTCTGGGGTAGAAAGTATGGCCTCCTCCCACTTACAGACCTCACAGGGAGACCTGTTGGATCTGGGACTCCCAGAGTAAGGAAGCACCCACAACTCAAGTGATTTCTGtgtactgggtgataactatTTTCTCAGTAGCAAGTCTAAAAGTTGCCTCCCAGATCATCAAAGTCACATCCTATTTTTACCTGCAGTACTGGCCACTGGGAGATTAATTATATTTGATCACATTcaacataatagaaaaataactttaaccACATCTAATACtcatataaatatttgtgattcatTAGTAACCAtcagtggcttttttttttaagcagtaaaaaaaaaaatacataaagcagaATACTACTTTGACGTGAGTGCAGGAAGAATTTCAGTATGTGGAGCTGCTCTGGTTGAAACAGGGACAGGGACCTGCCAGTCCTGTAAGAGAGCGCAGATTCTGAgagctcagatttttttttttttttttttttaaaaggggatgTGTCCTAGTTTCCTTGTTCTCTGGTCATTTTCTAGATCTGGGTGGGAGCCTTGTGGATCACTGAGAGTTTCCCAATGTCATTCTAATGCATTGTTTTGGGTTAAGTTAGTATGTTGCTTAGAAAACAAGTTAAGCTGCTGTAACAAGAGCCCCTGTCCATTACACCCatgtttatttctctctgttttgatTCAGAGTTGGACTGGCTGGCTGGCAACTCTGCTCTCGAGGTTGGACAGGAAGTTAGATTACTTCTATCTTGGTATACTGtgtttttttaaaccactgaTTTCTAATGTTAAACACACCCTCAAACCCCAGGATTCTGAGAAGGTCCCAAAACCCTTCCAGGACAAACCTCTCTGTGTGTGCTGTGGAAAGAACGCAGGGTTGGTGGTTGGAGACACTGCGTTCTGTGTGCTCTCTGCCTGTCACCCAGCTTCATCTGCAAGGGATCTTCCCTGCCCTGCAGAGTATGCAGGATGGCTGGGTTGATTCTGCCCTTGGAAGAAGCCTTGGAACTGCCGAGTGAAGTACAAATACCATCCAGAGGTCTTTCTAGGTGAGGAGACTGCGGCTCAGGGAGAGGAAGGCATGGAGCAAGGAGGTCAGGAAGTCAGACCAGGACTTCCACTCTCTGCgtggaggcaagcactctctctAGATCACTCTGACCAGGTCTCGAGATGGAGAAGCTTCTGCTCTAAGGTTAAACCCATGCAGGAGTCAGGGGGTGCAAG includes the following:
- the Plac9 gene encoding placenta-specific protein 9 isoform X1; this encodes MVLGNTHQTPPMTDRETSDKTCFSTAAEPLSPSQGDPAWSTGCDIAVQGHLDLMEETAEKAVEHLEAEVKGLLDLLEELAWNLPPGSFSPAPDLLGDDRF
- the Plac9 gene encoding placenta-specific protein 9 isoform X2, which gives rise to MRLLLCALAALALLRAAGALAAAEPLSPSQGDPAWSTGCDIAVQGHLDLMEETAEKAVEHLEAEVKGLLDLLEELAWNLPPGSFSPAPDLLGDDRF